GTGCCGGGGCGCCAGCTACCTGGCAACACGCTGGAATCACGCACACCATGACGACCGACACCTCCGGCCGCGCCGGCACCCCCGCCGCGGCTGCGTCCACCGAGCGCTTTCGCTACGGCTTCCTGAAGGGCAACCCGCAGCTCACCAAGAACGGCGAGCTCAAGCATCTGCTGTCGATCGAGGGCCTGCCGCGCTCGATCGTCACGCACATCCTCGACACCGCGGACCGCTTCGTCAGCGTGACCGACCGCGAGGTGAAGAAGGTGCCGCTGCTGCGCGGCAAGTCGGTGTTCAACCTGTTCTTCGAGAACTCGACGCGCACCCGCACCACCTTCGAGATCGCCGCCACGCGCCTGTCGGCCGACGTGCTGAACCTGAACATCAACGCGTCGTCGACGAGCAAGGGCGAATCGCTGCTCGACACCATCAACAACCTCTCGGCGATGCATGCCGATCTGTTCGTGGTGCGCCATGCCTCGAGCGGCGCGCCGTACCTGATCGCCGAGCACTGCGCGCCGCACGTCCACGTGATCAACGCCGGCGACGGCCGCCACGCGCACCCCACCCAGGGGCTGCTCGACATGTACACGATCCGCCACTACAAGCGCGACTTCACGAAGCTGCGCGTGGCGATCGTCGGCGACATCCTGCACTCGCGCGTGGCGCGCTCGGACATCCATGCGCTGACCACGCTCGGGGTGCCCGAGGTGCGCGCGATCGGGCCGCGCACGCTGCTGCCGGGCGGGCTCGAGCAGATGGGCGTCAAGGTCTTCCACAATCTCGACGAAGGCCTGAAGGGCGTCGACGTGATCATCATGCTGCGCCTGCAGAACGAGCGCATGAGCGGCGCGCTGCTGCCCTCGGCGCAGGAGTATTTCAAGAGCTGGGGGCTCACGCCCGAGCGGCTCGCGCTGGCCGCGCCCGACGCGATCGTGATGCACCCGGGGCCGATGAACCGCGGCGTCGAGATCGACTCGCAGGTGGCCGACGGCCCGCAGTCGGTGATCCTGAACCAGGTCACGTTCGGCATCGCGGTGCGCATGGCCGTGATGGGGATCGTCGCCGGCAACAGCGACTGATTGCGGCCGCGGGCCGGCGCCACGAGCCGCGCAGCGCGGCGGGCGCCGCCGTCCGGCCATCGAATTCCACGCATCCAACGCATTCACAGGCAGCGCATGAAGATTCATATCAAGGGCGGCACGCTGGTCGATCCGGCCGCCGGCACGCAGCAACAGGCCGACGTCTACCTCGCGGCCGGCAAGGTCGCCGCGATCGGCGCGGCGCCGGCCGATTTCCACGCGGCGAAGACGATCGACGCCACCGGGCTGGTGGTCGCGCCCGGTCTCGTCGATCTCTCGGCGCGGCTGCGCGAGCCCGGCAACGAGCACCGCGCCACGCTCGAGTCCGAGATGGCCGCGGCCGTGGCCGGCGGCGTGACGAGCCTCGTCTGTCCGCCCGACACCGATCCCGTGCTCGACGAGCCGGGCCTGGTCGAGATGCTCAAGTTCCGCGCGAGCAAGCTGCACCAGGCGCACGTCTATCCGCTCGGCGCGCTGACGGTGGGGCTCGGCGGCGAGGTGATCACCGAGATGGTCGAGCTGACCGAGTCGGGCTGCATCGGCTTCACGCAGGCCAACGTGCCGATCCGCGACACGCAGGTGCTGCTGCGCGCGCTGCAATACGCGAGCACCTATGGCTTCACGGTCTGGCTGCGCCCGCTCGACGCGTTCCTCTCCAGGGGCGGGGTGGCCGCGAGCGGCCCGGTCGCGTCGCGGCTCGGGCTGTCGGGCGTGCCGGTGTCGGCCGAAACCATCGCGCTGCACACGCTGTTCGAGCTGATGCGCGTGACGGGCGCGCGCGTGCATGTAATGCGACTGTCGTCGGCGGCCGGCATCGCGCTGGTGCGCGAGGCGAAGGCCGAGGGGCTGGCGGTGAGCTGCGACGTCAGCGCGAACCACCTGCACCTGACCGACGTCGATATCGGCTACTTCGACGCGCAGTACCGGCTCGATCCGCCGCTGCGCGCCGAGCGTGATCGCGAGGCGATCCGCGCCGGGGTGGCCGACGGCACGATCGACGCAATCTGCTCCGACCACACGCCGGTCGACGACGACGAGAAGCTGCTGCCGTTCGCCGAGGCGACGCCGGGCGCCACCGGCCTCGAGCTGCTGCTGTCGCTGACGGTGAAGTGGGCCAACGAAGCGAAGCTGCCGCTCGCGCGGGCGCTGAGCCACATCACCTCGGCCCCGGCCGACGTGCTGAAGCTGCCGGCCGGGCGTCTCGTGCCGGACGCGGTGGCCGACCTGGTGGTGTTCGATCCGGCCGCGCACTGGCAGGTCGAGCCGCGCGCGCTGAAGAGCCAGGGCCACAACTCGCCGTTCCTCGGCTACGAACTGCCCGCGCAGGTGCGCGCGACGATCGTCGCCGGCCAGCTCGCGTTCGAGCGTCGCTGAGCGGGAGCGCATCGTGAACCTGTTGCGCAAGCTGCGCCTGATCCTGCATCTGTTGCGCGGGATGGCGACCATCGCCCTGCATTTCGGCCGGGCCACGCCGGCGCGGCGGCAGGAACTGACGCGCCGCTGGACCGTGAAGATGCTGCGGCTCTGCGGGATGCGGCTCGTCGTCCATCACGACGAGGCGCGGCTCGATGCCGGCGCGCTCGTGATCGGCAACCACGTCTCGTGGCTCGACATCTACGTGATCAACGCGTGGCGGCCCACGCCGTTCGTCTCGAAGGCCGAGGTGCGCCAGTGGCCGGTGGTGGGCTGGCTCGCCGAGAAGCTCGGCACCATCTTCCTGCAGCGCGAGAAGCGCAGCGAGGCCAAGCGGATCATGCACGAGCTGGCCGAACGTCTGAACGGCGGCGAGCTGATGTGCGTGTTTCCCGAGGGCACCACCTCGAACGGGCTCGATGTGCTGCCGTTCCATTCGAACATGTTCCAGGCTGCGGTCGAGGCGGGGCGCCCGGTTCAGCCGCTCTGCATCATGTACGAGGACGCGCAGGGGCGGCAGTCGGTGGCGCCCGCCTACACCGGCAAGATGTCGCTGGGCACCTCGCTCGGGCGCGTACTGCGTGACGCGCCGCTGGTCGCGCACCTCTACGTCGGCGCGCCGATCGAGGCCGGTGACCGGCGCGAGCTCTCGGCGCGCGCGCGCGAGGCGGTCTGCGCCGCGCTGGCCGAGATGCAGGGCAACGCGGGCCAGCCGACGGCCGAGGCGCTCGCGCGGCTTGCCGTCGACGAACTCGCGGGGCAGCCGGGCGGGGCGGCGGCGCATGAAGCCGCGCCGACCGGCGTCGAGGCGGAGCCGGCCGCGCGCCGCGACGCCTGACGGCCGCGAGGGCGGGGCGCTTCGCCTTCACGGGCGAGCCCCGATCGCTCTTTGGGCGTCGTGGTCCGACCCCGGCCGCCGATAGTTCGATGCAATTGAACGCGTTGCGGCAACGCAACAGAAACGTGCCGGCCGTTCAGTCCCCGCCGGCGCCGCAGCCCTCGCAGGACACCTGCGTGACGCGGCGCGCGGCCGGGTCGTCGGCGAGTTCGACGGCCGACAGCTGGTTTCCCCACACGCATCCGGAATCGAGCGCGACCAGGTTGTCGCGCAGCATCAGCCCGAGCGCGGCCCAGTGACCGAACACGACGGTCACCTCGGCGCTGCGCCGGCCGGGCGCCTCGAACCACGGCAGATAGCCGTCCGGCGCAGCGCCGGGGCCGCCGTTGGCGCGGAACTCCATCGCGCCGTCCGGCGTGCAGAAGCGCAGCCGCGTGAGTGCGTTGAACGCCACGCGCAGGCGCTCGGCCTTCGTCAGGCCGTCCCGCCACTGGTTCGGCTCGTTGCCGTAGAGCTTTCGCAGCGTGTCGCGCCAGTCCGGCGCGCGCAGCGCGCGCTGCAGTTCGTCGGCGAGTTCGAGCACGAGCGTCACGTCCCATTGCGGCAGCAGGCCCGCATGCAGCATCAGCTTGCCCCCCTCGAAGTGAACGAACGGCCGGTGGCGGACCCAGTCGAGCAGATCCTCCGCGTCGGGTGCGTCGAGGATCTCGCCGATCGTGTCGCCGGGCTTGAGCTGCCGGATGCCGGCCGAGACCGCCAGCAGGTGCAGGTCGTGATTGCCGAGCACGGCCACCCGGCGCTCGCCGAGCGCGATCACCTCACGCAGCGTGGCAAGCGAGGCGGGGCCGCGGTTGACCAGATCCCCCGCGAACCAGAGCGGCCGGTCGGCTGACGGGGACAGGCGTGACAGCAACTGGCGCAACGGCGCGTGACAACCCTGGAGGTCGCCGAACGCGATGGGAACGGCCGTGCCGGATGCTAGGGTCATGGGCGTGACGTGATGATTTGACATTGCTTGACGAACTGCGGCACACGGTAACACAGGTTAATCCGGACTTCCTTGCGCGATTGGCGAGAGAAAATATCCCGCGAATTGTCTCTTTTTTGAGAAAAACGGGTGCGAAACATCATGCCTTTCGTCATTTGTCAAGCTGTTGCAAGTTGTTAGAAGCCCGCCTTTCAGGGGGGACTGGCCTTATAATTGCGCGCTTGCGGGGCGAGGTGCGACAAGGCTGCAAGGCAGTCCGATCGGCCTGCCGGGCTGCAGAACAACAGAACATTCGCGATTCGCGGGCGCACATTCCGGGAAGCCGTGGCGCCAGTCGACAACGCGGCGCGTATGGATCGTATTTCGACAAAAGGGATCCCATGATATTGGTGACGGGCGGTGCCGGTTTTATCGGCGCCAATTTCGTGCTGGACTGGCTCGCGCAATCCGACGAGGCAGTGCTGAATGTCGACAAGCTGACGTATGCGGGCAATCTCGGCACGCTGAAATCGCTTCAGGATAATCCGGCGCACGTATTCGCCCGCGTCGATATCTGCGATCGTGCGGCGATCGACGCGCTGCTGGCCGAGCATCGCCCGCGCGCGATCCTGCATTTCGCGGCGGAAAGCCATGTGGACCGCTCGATTCACGGGCCGGCCGATTTCGTGCAGACCAACGTGGTCGGCACCTTCACGCTGCTCGAGGCGGCGCGCCAGTACTGGAACACGCTCGAGGCCGACGCGAAGGCTGCGTTCCGCTTCCTGCACGTCTCGACCGACGAGGTGTTCGGTTCGCTGTCGGCGAGCGACCCGCAGTTCTCCGAAACCACGCCGTACGCGCCGAACAGCCCCTATTCGGCCACCAAGGCCGGTTCCGACCATCTGGTGCGCGCCTACTTCCACACCTACGGGCTGCCGGTGCTGACCACCAACTGCTCGAACAACTACGGCCCCTACCAGTTCCCCGAGAAGCTGATCCCGCTGATGATCGCCAACGCGCTCGCCGGCAAGCCGCTGCCCGTGTACGGCGACGGCCAGAACGTGCGCGACTGGCTCTACGTGGGCGACCACTGCTCGGCGATCCGCGAGGTGCTGGCAGGCGGCGTGCCCGGCGAGACCTACAACGTGGGCGGCTGGAACGAGAAGAAGAACCTCGACGTGGTGCATGTGCTGTGCGATTTGCTCGACACGCACCGGCCGAAGGCTGCCGGCTCGTATCGCGAGCAGGTGACGTTCGTCACCGATCGCCCCGGCCACGATCGCCGCTACGCGATCGACGCGCGCAAGCTCGAGCGCGAGCTCGGCTGGAAGCCGGCCGAGACGTTCGAGACCGGCATGGAAAAAACCGTGCGCTGGTACCTCGACAACCAGCCCTGGGCCGCCGAGGTCGCCTCGGGCGAGTATCGCAACTGGGTCGAGATGAACTACGCGCAGCGCGCGTGACGGAGGCGAGATGACACGCAAGGGCATCATCCTGGCCGGCGGTTCCGGCACGCGTCTGTACCCGATCACGCACGCGGTGTCGAAGCAGCTGCTGCCGGTGTACGACAAGCCGATGATCTACTACCCGCTGGCGACGCTGATGATCGCGGGGATTCGCGACGTGCTGATCATCTCGACGCCGCAGGACACGCCGCGCTTCGAGGCGATGCTCGGCGACGGCGCGCAGTGGGGCATGAACCTCGCCTACGCGGTGCAGCCGTCGCCGGACGGGCTCGCGCAGGCATTCATCATCGGCCGCGAATTCATCGGCAACGATCCGTCGACGCTGATCCTCGGCGACAACATCTTCTACGGCCACGATCTGGTCCGGCAGCTCGCGAGCGCGAACGCGCGCGAGGACGGTGCGACCGTGTTCGCCTATCACGTGCAGGATCCGGAGCGCTACGGCGTGGTCGAGTTCGATAGCGCGTTCCATGCGCTGTCGATCGAGGAGAAGCCCGCCAAGCCGCGCTCGAACTACGCGGTCACCGGGCTCTATTTCTACGACCGGCAGGTGTGCGACATCGCCGCCGACATCAAGCCGTCCGCGCGCGGCGAGCTCGAGATCACCGACGTGAACTCGCGCTACCTGCAGGCCGGCCAGCTCGACGTCGAGATCATGGGCCGCGGCTACGCGTGGCTCGACACCGGCACGCACGATTCGCTGATCGAGGCCGCGACCTTCATCGCCACGTTGCAGAAGCGTCAGGGGCTGGTGGTGGCGTGCCCCGAGGAAATCGCGTACCGGCACGGCTGGATCGACGCCGAGCAGGTGCTGAAGCTGGCGCAGCCGCTCGCGAAGAACGCCTACGGGCAGTATCTGAAGAATCTCTTGACGGACCAGGTGGCATGGCAATCCAGGTAACTCCAACCGCGCTTCCCGAGGTGAGGATCGTCGAGCCGAAAGTGTTCGGCGACGACCGCGGTTTCTTCTACGAAAGCTTCAACGGCCGCGAATTCGCCGAGAAGGTCGACCCGCAGGCGGTGTTCGTCCAGGACAACCATTCGCGTTCGGCGCGCGGCGTGCTGCGGGGCCTGCACTACCAGATCGAGCATGCGCAGGGCAAGCTGGTGCGCGTGATCGCGGGCGAGGTGTTCGACGTCGCGGTCGACATCCGCCGCGCGTCGCCGAACTTCGGCAAGTGGGTCGGCGTGATCCTGTCGGCCGAGAACAAGCGCCAGCTTTGGGTGCCGCCCGGTTTCGCGCACGGCTTCGTCGCCGTCAGCGAATCGGCCGAATTCCTCTACAAGACCACCGATTACTGGTATCCCGAGTTCGAGCGAAGCCTCCTCTGGAACGATCCGGTGATCGGCATCGAGTGGCCGCTCGACGGCGAGCCGGTGCTGGCCGCGAAGGATGCGGCCGGCGTCCTGCTCGCCGACGCCGAGGTGTACGCATGAGGGTGCTCGTCACCGGCCGCAACGGCCAGGTCGGCTGGGAACTGGCCCGCGCGCTCGCGCCGCTCGGCGAGGTGGTCGCCTGCGATCGCGAGACCGCCGATTTGTCGCGGCCCGAGACGCTCGCGCCGCTGGTGGCCGAGGTCCGGCCCGGCCTGATCGTCAATGCCGCGGCCTACACGGCGGTCGATCGGGCCGAGGAGGAGGAGGCGCTCGCGCTGCGCGTGAACGGCGAATCGGTCGGCGTGCTGGCCGAGGCGGCCCGCAAGGCCGGCGCACTGCTGGTTCACTATTCGACCGACTACGTATTCGACGGCACGGCCGATCGTCCCTACACGGAGAGCGATCCGACCTCGCCCGTCAATGCCTACGGCCGCACCAAGCTGGCCGGCGAGCAGGCGATCGCGGCGGCCGGCGGCGACTGGCTGACGTTTCGCACCACCTGGGTCTATGGCGTGCGCGGTCGAAACTTCCTGCGCACGATGCTGCGACTGGCGGGAGAGCGCGAAACCATGCGGGTGGTGGCCGACCAGATCGGTACCCCGACTTCGGCGCGGATGATCGCCGAACTGACCGCGCATGCCGCCGCGCAAGCAATGCGCGAGCGTTCGGCAGGTCATTTCGAATCGGGCCTGTTCCACATGACGGCTGCCGATCAGACTTCCTGGCACGGCTTTGCCTCCACGATCGTCGATTCGGCTCGCGCAACCCGCGGTGACGCGATCAAGGTACGCACCATCGAGGCGATCGATTCGGAGGCCTACCCGACGCCGGCACGCCGTCCGGCATGGTCGGTGCTCGACAACGGCCGTTTCGATCGGCGTTTCGGGCTGACTCGGCTCGACTGGCGCCGCGCGCTGGCGCTCGTGATGGACGATCTCGCGGAACATTGACGCGCGCTCCGGTTGATGTTGATCAGATCGCGCAACACGGCGCGCCTGACCGATGCGGTGCCGGCCCGGCTGCGTTTCGCGTCGCCTGCCTGCGCGCGATCGCCGAATGTCTTCCGCGGGCCCCGTTCGAACCGAGGCGTCGAACCGCGCGAGCATGCGCGTGACTTGACGGCCGGCAGGTGGACGTCGGCTATCATGGCGCTGCGTCATCGCGTGGCCGCGGCCCGGCGAGCGGCGCGTGCAGGAGCCCAAAAACGGCGGCTGGCCGCGCGATGCGAGGTTTCGCATCCCGGCAGGGCCAAACCGATGCGGCGGGCCGAAGCCCGGCGTCCGCGCCGGTCCGGCCGGGCGTTGCCGCGGCCTGCTGTCGAATGCGATAGCGCCGGCCATCATTTGAATACGTCACCCACACTTGGCATCCGAATCCTTCACTCCCGCATTGCATCCGGTTCCGCCATCCGGCGATGAGCGCTGGTCGGTCTCGATCGTGACCTACCATCCCGAGCGCGCGACCATCGCAAGCACGCTCGCGCATCTGCTCGAAGCCTGCCGCGTCTGGCAGTCGGAGCGCGGCGGCGGGATCGAACTCTATCTCGTCGACAATGGCGGGCTGCCAGACCTGGCCGAGCCGATCGCGGCGCTCGAGCGCGCCGGCGTCGCCTGTACCCTGCTCTCGGGGCACGGCAATCTCGGTTACGGGCGCGGCCATAATCTCGCGATCGAGCGCGCGCGCGGCCACTGTCACCTGGTGCTCAATCCCGACGTCGATCTCGATCCCGATACCCTGGTGCGGGCTGCCGAGTTCCTCGACGCGCATCCGCAGGTCGGCCTGCTCGCGCCGCGAACCTATGACGGCGAACTGCGGCTCCAGTACCTGTGCCGTCGTTATCCCGCCTTGCTCGACCTGTTCGTGCGCGGCTTCCTGCCGGGTTCGCTGCGCAGGCTGTTCGCGCGCCGTCTCGCACGCTACGAGATGCGTGACCAAATCAACGACACGGACATCGTCTGGGAGCCGCCCATCGTCAGCGGCTGCTTCATGCTGTTCCGTACCGACCTGCTGCGTCGGCTCGGGGGCTTCGATCCGCGCTACTTCCTCTATTTCGAGGACTACGACCTCAGTGTCCGCGCCGGCCGGCTTGCGTCGATCGCGTATGTCCCCTCGGTGCGGATCATCCATCACGGCGGCGGTGCTTCACGCAAGGGCTTCGCCCATATCCGGATGTTCCTGGCCTCGGCCTTCCGGTTCTACCATCGTTTCGGCTGGAAGTGGCGATGAACAGGATTCTCGTGACCGGAGCAAACGGCTTCGTCGGCCGCGCCACCTGCCGCGCCTTGCTGGCCGGAGGCCATGCGGTGACGGGGCTGGTCAGGCGCCCGGGCGCCTGCGTTGACGGGGTCAGCGAGCGGTGCTTCGACGGCATCGACTTCGACGGGCTCGCCGAGGCAGACCTGCCCGAGGTCGACTGCGTGATCCATCTCGCGGCCCGCGTGCATGTGATGAACGACAGCGCCGCCGATCCCGAGCTGGCGTTCCGGGCGACCAATCTGACGGGAACGCTGCGCGTCGCGGAGGCCGCGCGCCGCCGCGGAGCACGGCGTTTCGTGTTCGTGAGCAGCGTGAAGGCGCTTGCCGAAGGCGATGACGGGACGCCGCTGTCCGAGGACACGCCGGCGAGACCGCTCGATCCCTACGGGCGTTCGAAGCGCGATGCCGAACTCGCGTTGCAGCAATGGGGCAAGGACAGCGGGATCGAGGTGGTGATCGTGCGTCCGCCGCTCGTCTATGGACCCGGCGTTCGCGCCAATTTCCTTCGCATGCTCGACGCCGTGGCGCGTGGCGTGCCGTTGCCGCTCGGCTCGGTTCGCGCGCGCCGGAGCCTCGTCTACGTCGACAACCTGGCGGATGCGCTGCGCTGCTGCGCGACCGACCCCCGGGCGACGGGATGCTTTCACGTCGCGGACGACGACGCGCCGACGGTGGCCGAGCTGCTGCGCATGGTGGCCGTGGAACTGGGTCGCCCGGCGCGCCTCGTGCCGTTTCCGGTCGGCCTGCTGCGCGCGATCGGCCGCTTGACCGGGCGCGCCGCTCAGGTCGATCGCCTGGCCGGCAGCCTGCAACTCGATACGCGCCGGATCCGGCGGGAACTTGGCTGGCAGCCGCCCTGCACGACCCGACAGGGGCTCGCCGCGACGGTTGACTGGTACCGCTCACGAAATCATCGGACATGACAGACATGCTTCTTGCGTTGCCCTTCGCGTGGCAGGTGGTGCTGGTTGCAGTCCTGGCCGCCGTGATGTCCACGGCGATCCTGCGCCTGCTGCTGAGCACCGGATGGGCATGGCGGCTCGCCACCGACATTCCGAACGCGCGCTCGCTGCATACTCGCCCGATTCCGCGCGTCGGCGGCTGGGGCATCGTGCCGGTGGTGGTCGTGGGAATCCTGGCGCTTGCGCCGCGTCTCGCCCTGATTGCGCTGGCGGCGGCGGCGCTGGCGGCGCTCTCGCAGATCGACGATCGGCGCGGCCTGCCCGCGCGGGTTCGCTTTGCCGCCCATCTGGGCGCGGTGGCGGTGTTGCTGGTCGTCTATCCGGCCGCCGCGCCCTGGTGGCTGGTTGCCATCGGGTTCCTGATGGTCTGGCTGATCAACCTGTACAACTTCATGGACGGCGCGGATGGCCTGGCCGGCGGCATGGCGCTGTTCGGTTTCGGAGCCTATGCGGCCGCCTCGTTCGCTGCCGGGCCGGGCGCGGCAGCGGATCTCGCCTTGGCATCGGCGAGCGTCGCCGGCGCGGCCGCGGGCTTCCTGCTGCTCAATTTCCATCCGGCACGACTGTTCCTTGGCGATGCCGGCTCGATTCCGCTCGGTTTTCTCGCCGGGGCGCTCGGATATTGGGGCTGGCGCGAGGCTGTCTGGCCGATCTGGTTTCCGGCCATGGTGTTTGCACCCTTTATCGCGGATGCATCTGTAACATTATTGAGACGTTTGTTACGCAGTGATAAGTTCTGGCAGGCGCACCGCGAGCATTATTATCAGCGCATGATCCGCTCGGGCACGAATCATCGCCGGACCGCGCTTTACTGGTATGCCGCGATGCTTGTCGGCATAATCATCGCCCTGAGAGCACTGACCTGCAGTCCCCTGATCCAGTGGATCCTGTTTGTCGGATGGTATTGCGTGATTGCATGCACCGGCTTGATCATCGATCTGCGCTGGCGCCGGGTGCTGGATAACGCCAACAACAATTTCTGAGGTGCCGTGTCGATGTTGCGACGCAAAGCATCGTGGCTTTCGCTGAGCGCGTTCCTGTTCGACCTGCTGGCGGTCGCCACCACGTGGCTCTTTTCCTATCTGATCCGCTTCAACGGTAGCGTGCCCCCCGATTTCCTCCACGGCGGCCTGCTCGCGCTCGCCTGGGTGCTGCCCGTCTACGCCGTGCTGTTCCGCGCCCTCGGCCTCTACCGCGGGCTCTGGGTGTTCGCGAGCCTGCCCGATCTGCTGCGGATCTCGAAGGCGGTGGTGGGCGGCGGCGGCATCGTGATGGCCTGCGCGGTGATGTTCCAGCCCGCGCCGATCATCCCGCGCTCGGTGCTGCTGCTCTCGCCGATGCTGCTGTTCCTCGTGATGGGCGGCGCGCGCGCGCTGTACCGCGCGACCAAGGAGTTCTATCGCTACGGCGGCCTCGTCGGCCAGGGCAAGCCGGTGCTGGTGCTCGGCGCCGGCGGCGCCGGCGCGAGCCTCGCGCGCGAGCTGTCCCGCTCGGGCGAATGGCGGCTGGTGGGGCTGCTCGACGACGAGCCGGCCAAGCGCGGCCGCGAGGTCTACGGCTATAAAGTGCTCGGCCCGATTTCCGAACTGCCGCGCTGGGCCGAGGCGATGAAGGCCGAGCACGTGATCATCGCGATGCCGGCGGCCTCGGTGGAAGTGCAGCGCCGCGTCGCTACGCTGTGCGTGCGCGCCGGCGTGAACGCGTTGGTGCTGCCGTCGCTGACCACCATGCCGGGCCAGGGCATCCTCTCGCAGGTCCGCCAGATCGACCTCGAGGACCTGCTCGGCCGCGAGGAGGTGACGATCGACACGGCGCACGTCGACGCGCTGCTGCACGATCGCGTGGTGATGGTGACGGGCGCGGGCGGTTCGATCGGCTCCGAGCTGTGCCGCCAGATCCTGCGCTTCTCGCCCGCCCAGCTGATCGCGTTCGACCTGTCCGAGTTCGCGATCTACCGGCTCACCGAGGACCTGCGCGAGCGCTTCGGCGACAGCCGCGTGGTGCCGATCATCGGCGACGCCAAGGATTCGCTGCTGCTCGACCACGTGATGGCGAGCCACGCGCCGCACATCGTGTTCCACGCGGCGGCCTACAAGCACGTGCCGCTGATGGAGGAGCTCAACGCGTGGCAGGCGCTGCGCAACAACGTGCTCGGCACCTACCGCGTGGCGCGCGCGGCGATCCGGCATGGCGTGCGCCACTTCGTGCTGATCTCGACCGACAAGGCCGTCAACCCGACCAAC
The genomic region above belongs to Burkholderia plantarii and contains:
- a CDS encoding polysaccharide biosynthesis protein; protein product: MLRRKASWLSLSAFLFDLLAVATTWLFSYLIRFNGSVPPDFLHGGLLALAWVLPVYAVLFRALGLYRGLWVFASLPDLLRISKAVVGGGGIVMACAVMFQPAPIIPRSVLLLSPMLLFLVMGGARALYRATKEFYRYGGLVGQGKPVLVLGAGGAGASLARELSRSGEWRLVGLLDDEPAKRGREVYGYKVLGPISELPRWAEAMKAEHVIIAMPAASVEVQRRVATLCVRAGVNALVLPSLTTMPGQGILSQVRQIDLEDLLGREEVTIDTAHVDALLHDRVVMVTGAGGSIGSELCRQILRFSPAQLIAFDLSEFAIYRLTEDLRERFGDSRVVPIIGDAKDSLLLDHVMASHAPHIVFHAAAYKHVPLMEELNAWQALRNNVLGTYRVARAAIRHGVRHFVLISTDKAVNPTNVMGASKRLAEMACQALQQTSPNTQFETVRFGNVLGSAGSVIPKFQQQIAKGGPVTVTHPEITRFFMTIPEASQLVLQASSMGRGGEIFILDMGEPVRIVDLARDLIRLYGFDEQQIRIEFTGLRPGEKLYEELLADDETTTRTPHPKLRTAKAREVPDHLLDELLPWLMQHRVLGDDEVRRDLRRWVPEYQPACGPTLQSIAGGGAQQAG
- a CDS encoding glycosyl transferase, which codes for MLLALPFAWQVVLVAVLAAVMSTAILRLLLSTGWAWRLATDIPNARSLHTRPIPRVGGWGIVPVVVVGILALAPRLALIALAAAALAALSQIDDRRGLPARVRFAAHLGAVAVLLVVYPAAAPWWLVAIGFLMVWLINLYNFMDGADGLAGGMALFGFGAYAAASFAAGPGAAADLALASASVAGAAAGFLLLNFHPARLFLGDAGSIPLGFLAGALGYWGWREAVWPIWFPAMVFAPFIADASVTLLRRLLRSDKFWQAHREHYYQRMIRSGTNHRRTALYWYAAMLVGIIIALRALTCSPLIQWILFVGWYCVIACTGLIIDLRWRRVLDNANNNF
- a CDS encoding UDP-glucose 4-epimerase family protein, whose translation is MNRILVTGANGFVGRATCRALLAGGHAVTGLVRRPGACVDGVSERCFDGIDFDGLAEADLPEVDCVIHLAARVHVMNDSAADPELAFRATNLTGTLRVAEAARRRGARRFVFVSSVKALAEGDDGTPLSEDTPARPLDPYGRSKRDAELALQQWGKDSGIEVVIVRPPLVYGPGVRANFLRMLDAVARGVPLPLGSVRARRSLVYVDNLADALRCCATDPRATGCFHVADDDAPTVAELLRMVAVELGRPARLVPFPVGLLRAIGRLTGRAAQVDRLAGSLQLDTRRIRRELGWQPPCTTRQGLAATVDWYRSRNHRT